The DNA sequence CCGGGCTGGGGCCAAAAAGCCGCCCCGCTTCGTTGCTCGTCGGTCACGGGTATATTTCATACCTGCTCCCTTCTCGCGCCTCGCCGGACGGCTTATTGACCCCCAGCGCGGGTCACGCGGGTTATCCGGATAGGCTCTAAGCAGGATCGCAGGAGCGACTATGTCTGCTCTTTCAGTTGGACGACCACTCCTGATCCACGGTAGGGGCATTTTTCTCCGCCTCGTATCTTGGCAGTTTGGTCGGCGACATTTGAAAGACTGGCAGGACCGGGCCCTTGTTGTTGGGCCGTTCGGGGTAGGTTTTTCCGGATTCCTCGATGAGAAGAAACCCATAAAAAGCGCCACCGGGCTGTTCACCCAGCAACACTTCAATCGGATAGTCCTGTCCTTGTTCCATATTGAACCAATCCCCCCCCAGCAAAAATGATCTTTCGGTCTCCATTTTACCGGTGTCGTTCATCCGGGCACCCATCGGCTCCCGCTTGACCCTTTTGACAATCTGGGACAGGGACCCATCAAAGACGTCTTTCTTGTTGAAGCGGACCATGAGCACATCATCCGCCCGGCCCACGAAGCGGAAACGGCCCGTGAGCGGGGACTTGAAAGTACCCTTGTAGTGGACCACCCAGCGACGGGGTTCGACTATTTTTTCCACGGCAAAGGCTTTGGGCGCTTCATCTGCGCTCATTCTCGGTATGAAAATCATGTAAGAGGAGAGATCCTTGGGCGCCTTGAAATAGTTTTCCAAGGTTTTCACATCCCAATCCCGGTTCACAAAATCCGCTATCACCTGCAGGTAACGGGTGTTCTGGGGGTTGTTTCCCATCACCTCCCCTTTGAAACTCGCCATCGGACTGGGTTGCCTGTCGGCCGTTTGCTTCAGATCGTAAAAATGGCCCGTGAGGGCATCTGTGCTCTGCTCCCGTGATCCAAAAAGACTCGACATGGTTCGAAGTGCGACTTTTCGGCTGTTTGGCTGATCGGCTTCCTTTACTGGAGTAACCCTATCCCCGTTGTTCGATATCGCGTTGACGGCGGGCAAACCCAAAGCCGGAGGGAGCGTGAATGACGAACCGCTAGGGGCCGTTGATACAATCACATCGGCTGGGGTCGAAAAATTTTCACGGTTATCAACCGCAGTAGGCGCGAAATCCGATTCCAAATGGGGAATATCCGGTGTCGGGGCAACCTCCTCATTTTCCGGCATTTCGATTACCTCCGGTTCCAGCGTTTGACCAACTTCGGCTTCCAAAAATGGAGTCTTGGGCACCACCCCCTCTAGGATGACATAGCTTCCCACAGCTAAAAAGCAGACTCCGTGAAGTGTGAGCGACAACCCAATGGCACCGAGGGCGACCTTCTTTCCTTCAGTCTTGGGTGCTTTTGTGTGCATATTAAGTTCTAAGTTATTCAATGTGTAATTTGCACCCGCCTTTCTTTCCCACTAGTTTACTGACGCTTAACACGTTATGTCTTAAGACTGGCCTTGCCTTCAAGTTGAAGCTATCTTGATTGTCTCCTCGGGGTTGGTGGGATCACGCACTTTGAATCGATGAATGGGAAACACCACGCTGCTGGGAGGCCCGGGCATCCGTGGGCGGGTGAGCACGCGGCGCTTGACTTCCGTCATGGCCGCCATTTTGCTTAGGCAGACAAATAGCCTGAACGTGTTAACTTCCCTCTTGCTTGCCCGCATTAGGTCATCCAACAAACTGTTTTATGCGAATTGATTGCAGGAGCAGACAGGTACATCTCGATTTTCACACGTCACCGCTTATCGGGCAAATCGGTTCGGAGTTCGACGCTGCTGAATTCGTGGAGACCTTCCGCCGTGCGCACGTCAACAGCGTGACCATTTTTGCCCGTTGCCACCATGGATTTTGCTACTATCCATCCCAGGTGGCCCCGATTCATCCGGGCTTGAGGGGCCGAGATCTGCTCGGTGAAATGATCGAGGCGCTGCATAAGGCAGACATCCGCTGCCCTGTATACACCACGGTGGGTTGGGACGAGGAATCGGCCAGGCTATTTCCCGCATGGAGGATGCTGCAGGCTGATGGGATCTTCGCACGGTGCGCCAATCCAGACCCTCAGCTACCCACCCAACCCGGGGGCTGGCATTTTCTCGATTGGTTGCATCCCGACTATCAGGATTACCTGGAGGCACACACCCGTGAGCTTTGCCATTTGTACGACATCGATGGTCTGTTCTATGACATCGTGATGTTTTCACCGATGGCGCACTATGGCGCTGCCAGTATGAATTTCCGGGAAAGGCACGGATTTGGTGCTCCGGATCCAGGCACATTCCAACGCTTCCAGTCTGCAGCCGTGTCCTCTTTTGCATCGCGCTTCACCCGCTTGCTCAAGGGCATAGCCCCGCGTGCCTCGGTATTCTACAACTCGGGACTCGATGTCTTCATCGACGGCACCGGCGGCCGGTCCCGAACCCAATACTGCAGCCATGTCGAAATCGAATCTCTTCCCTCCGGCTTTTGGGGGTACCACCACTTTCCCCGCCTCGCCCGGAGCGCGGGCCGGTGGGGCAAGCCATGGCTGGGTCAGACCGGACGATTCCAAAGAATGTGGGGCGACTTTGGAGGCATCAAATCTCAGGCCGCACTGGAATACGAATGCTTCCGCTCCCAAGCCCACGGCGGCGCCAATTCGGTCGGCGACCAACTTCCGCCCCGCGGCACACTGGATTCGGCAGCTTACCGTTTGATCGGTGAAGTTTACCGCCAGTGCGCCTCAGCCGAATCCTTTTACGCCGGGTCCATCCCCATTCCCCATGTCGGAATCCTCACCGCCAACCATCCGGACAGCAACCTGGTGGAAACCGGCAAATCGGACGAGGGAGCCATCCTGATGTGCGAGGAGAGCCACTATGATGCGGCCTTGTTGGATGATCAGTCCGATCTGGACCCTTATGCCCTGATCATCCTGCCGGATTCCACAGTAATCACCACGGCACTGGAAAAAAAACTCCGGAAGTATTATGCGGCCGGCGGAAAGCTCATCCTTTCCCACAGGTCCGGCTTCAAGCCAGACGGCCGGCCCGCACTGACTTTTCTCCCTGTTCGCCCGCAACAGGAGACTCCAGCCTGGCCAACATACTGGCGCACGAAAAAATCCTTTTGGCCGGAGATGGCAGCGAGCGACCGGGTGATCTACAGCCGCGGGACGAATCTGGCCTGTGGGCGTGGTGTCCGGGTTTTGGTCGACCGCGTTCCGCCCTATTTCCACCGGACCGATTTGACTTTTTCCTCCCATTTCCAGGCCCCGCCGGTGAAAAACCCCAGCCCGTATCCTGCCGTGGTATCGGGGCAGCGATTCGTCTGGTTTGCCGACCCCATCTTTCGTGAGTATCGGGAATTCGGCAATGGCGCCGCCAGGGATGTTTGGCGGCGTGTCATGCGGCAAATGATCGGTCCTGCACCTGTGGGCGACGGCTTGCCCACCACGATGCTCGTGATTCCCCGCCGACAGCGGAGAGACCTGATCCTGACATTGCTGCATTACATTCCGACACGCAAATGCCTTGCCATCGATATCATCGAAGAAGCCTCGTCGTTTTCCGGGGAAATACTACGAGTGCCACCTGGAATTACTCGAATTATTGACGAAGGAAACGGGGGCAAGGAATTGGATAAAATCCCGGGAGGTGGATTTATCCTGCCTTCCTGTAAAGGCCGCCTCTTGCTTCGGGCTCCGGGCTTTTTCCCAGCCCGCAATCATAACAGGTCATTCGCGTGATTGATCCCCCATCGCCTGCTCCAAGAATTCATTCTCGTCGGAAGCAAGCAGATTTCCCTTGGGCTGGGCAGAAGGACCGCTTGGACTGAATTCCATCAACAAGACTTCGTTGGCCAAAAGGCGAAAAGCGGTCTGGAGGACGCCCTTCTCATCAGGTGACAAAATTTCCACCCGCGAAGCGGGCTCTGATTGCGCAGCCAGGACCGCCATTTGTTGCTCGGTAAGATTCACGGGGCGGCCCATAGTTTCCCAAGTTTCACAGCAACTCCCTGACCCGGCCTTGATCTGCCTGGAAGTCAGCAACCATGAATCTGCACTTATGGGTGGGGACAACACCAGCTGTAGCGCGTCGTCCCATTCTGTCGCTTCCATTCCTGGTGGAATGTCGTTCCACAATAGGACCCGTATGGATCGCCCCTCCAATGTTGCGACACCTCCGCAGTGTTCGGGCAGTTGTCGTCCCGGAGAAAATTCAAGTCTCGGACCACGGAGACATTCCAAGAATCTGAAAGCATTTCCAGTCGCTTTAGGCAGTCCATGGACGGTGAGAAGTCCGTAGGTTCCGCTAAAGGGGGTATTCGGCTGGGGGGACTCCTCAAACAGATCGCTCGCCACCCAGTAGGTGAAGTTATCCGCCTCATTATCCAGCTCGGTCATCTGCCTCGCCACAAAGGAGGCTCCATGCAAACTATCGACGTAGCGGTTGTCGAGCCATGTCACATCCTTTGAACTCGTGGCCAACTGGGTATTCCACTCCGTCCAGTGGATTGGCAAATCGGTCTTCTTGCCATCAAGCATCTGCCGTTTCACAGATCGTACGATATCCCCGAAAAATGCTCCCGGGGCATGCGGGCTGGACTCACGGTTCGCATACTCGACGAATTCGTCCTGGGGATACAAATGGGTGGAGAGAAAATCCAGCGGCACGGCTTCTTTATCGCAGTATTCAAGAAAATCATTCAACCAATGCGCTTTGGAAGTTGCCGGGCCGCCCACGCGCAAATAAGAATCAACACTTTTGAGCGCATGGGCGGCGTGGGAATAGAGCCGGAAGTAGTCCTGTTTCGTTCCACTCCAGAAGCCCGCGAGATTTGGTTCATTCCAGACTTCGAAATGCCAGTCCCTTACTTCTTCCAATCCGTATCGTTCCACACAGTGAAGGCCGAACGCTTGCACCAAGTCGTGCCATTCCGACCAAAGTCGTGGCGGAGTAACGTTCATTTTGTACTGAAACATCGTTTGTGAACCAGATGCAAGGGCGGCAGGCATCGGATTAAGCTCCACAAACGGCTTCAGCCCCATGTCCAGAAGAGCGTCGTATACCTTGTCCAAATGGTGCCACTGATAAACGATCGACCCATCCGAACGCCGTTTTACGACAGCCATATCGTCGTGGAAGACTGCGTGAAACCGGCAGGAGTAGAATCCTATCTCTTTTTGTAGCCACCGGAGGTGGTCAAGGAGATCGGCCCGCAACAGATCATAGGCACGCCCCACGGCTATGCCTTTCTTCCAAGGTCGACGCAACGGCGCGGAAAGTGATTCATTAGTCACTCGGATCATGTGATTTTCTGTCAGTTTAACGCCAGATGAGATTTCGCCAGGATTTTAGCCGGAATCGACAGGATAAGGGTAAATGGAAGAGAAACCGCCTGGATCCATTCATTCGCCCCTAGCCAAATGACATCATGCAAGTTGAACAACCGTTTTCCATTCATCCATCGTCTGATTTTCACAGACCAAGGATGAATTCATGCGGCGAACATATTCGGATACACCATCCCGGCAATCGGCTCCGACCTAAACGCGTTAATGTAACAAAGGCCACCTTTGATCCGCCTGCACACCGTTTCTTTCAGACAGTATAGTTCTTATGGAGCACCACTAAAACTCTTGAAAGGATACGCAGACGTCTGGCCCACCAAGGGCAATCGAAGGCACAACTGATACCAGAACTGATACCAAATGGGTGATCGAAACAGTGGAAAAAAGTGGCTAAGAGTGGTAAGTTGCCTCTGAAGATCATAACTGAAATCAACATGACTAGCCTATCAGAAGACCGAGCCCTACCTCCGGAGCCAGCCGCAGGCTGGCGAAGGACGTTTCCCAAGCCGTAAGGCAAACCCAAGCCCCGAGTCTGAATCGGGGCTACCCCCGGAGCCACAAGGAGACCCGACGCCATCCACCCTATGATCGCTTCGACCTGCTTTGCTTGCTCATATCGTTCGACCGCGCTTGAATGGCTGGGAGACCCTGAATCGATGATTAAGTGGCTGATCCTTCTCCCAGTTCTTTGGCTCCACGTTTCGGGAGGCGCTGCCGCAGCGGACCAGACGTCGGCCTTGTGGGGTGTTTCCGGCGAGTTGTGGAGCCCAGCCTCCCGCCTTCCTGATTTTAGCCTGGCCGGTTACGCCTGTGGGCGGGAGCCGATTCCCGATTATCCCGTGCTCACCAGCGTCAAGGAACATGGGGCAAAAGGCGATGGCAGCTCGGACGACACGGCGGCGTTCCAGCGCGCACTCCATGCCGTCGGGGAGCGCGGTGCGGTTTGGGTACCCGAGGGCCGGTATGTCATCACCGATGTGGTGGAAATCCATCGCAGCCGGGTTGTGCTTCGCGGGGAAGGACCGGACAAGTCGGTCTTGGTTATGCCCAAACCCCTTTCTGAAATTCGCCCGCGGGCCAATGTCGATGCCGTGAAAGCGGCGTACTCGTTCACGGGAGGTTTTGTCACCATGCAAGGGACCGACAAGGGCCAGCGCTTGAGCGAAGTGGTGGCTCCATCGAAACGCGGCGATTCCCTGTTGTATCTCGCCTCAACGGACACCCTCAAGGTCGGAGATTGGATTCGGTTGGTCATGCAGGATCCGCCGGATCATTCACTCCTCCGTCATCTTCACGGGAATCTCCTGGAACCCGGCACTGACACACCCAACCTCAAGACTCCAGTCGATTGGGCGGCGCAGGTGAAAGCCGTGGACGGCCAAAAAATCACCCTAGACCGTCCTTTGCGGGTGGACGTGCGGCTGGAGTGGAAACCCGAGGTTTTGGCGTTGGCCCCGACGCTTCGAGGCAGCGGACTGGAGAACATCGGTTTTGAGTTTCCGGGTGTGCCCAAAAGACCCCATCTGCAAGAGGAAGGTTATAACGCAGTGCACATCAAAGGTGCAGTTGATTGCTGGATCCGGAATGTCACCGTCACCGATGCGGACAATGGCGTCATCATGGGAGGAAGCCGTTTTTGCACCGTGGATGGTTTCACCACGCGTGCGCTGAAACGAACGGGCCTCACCGGTCATCATGCCTTGTGGGCCACGAGCAGAACCCAGGATGCGCTTTTCCACGGATTCCGATTTGAAACCACCTATGTGCATGACCTGACCGTGGAAGGTTATGCCAACGGCAACGTTTTCACCAAGGGTTCGGGTGTCGCGATCAATTGCGATCATCACCGCAATGCCCCTTACGAGAATTTGTTCACCGATTTCGATGCGGGCGATCCCCGGAGATTGTTCGAGAGCAGCGGGCGACTGGATCGCGGGCCACACAGCGGGGCGCGCACGACGTTTTGGGCCATTCGCGGCCAGGGAAACTTTCCCAAAATCCCTCCGACCCAAGACTGGCCGCTGATCAACGTGGTGGGATTCGGGAATTTCACGCCCGCGCAAGATCCGGATGGCCCGTGGGTCGAACCGGGCGACACGGAATTCAAACCAGTCAACTTATGGGAGTCCCAGGCGGCATATAGAAGATCACTTAAGTAGGAGACAAAGTTGCCTTATGGGAGGGCGAATCACGTGTCCCCCCCCGCAAGCGTGCGGGGCTGAGCCGCCCGTTGGAAGAATGACCTCAAGCTGGCTCGGCAGACCGCCTCGGGCGGATCACACTGCAGCAGATTCTGTTGCCGACTCAATGGTTTTACGATTTGAGAGTTGATCCCGTCCGCCAGGTGCTGCCGATCAAAGTGGCCCTGGGAAACTCGGGCACGGCGTTGTCGGACCGTTGCAACAATCCGATCAACATGTCCACGGCAGCCTCACCCACGACGTCGTTGTGCTGGTCCATGCCCGCCCATTCGGGTTCTTTTTTGCGCCACTCCAACTGCACCAAGCCCAGGTCCTCCGGCACCCGCAGACCCGCCTCCTCCACCCAGTCGCGGATGCGGTTGTACAACGTCAGGATCACATCCGGACGTTCCTGCCCCAGCCAGCGGTTGAAACGGCTCCGGTCGCGGTCGGCCGCGCTCACGTCAAAAAAAGGCCGGGTCCGCGCCGACCTCGGCAACGCTGCCTGGCCGGCAGTAAATCCGGATGAGAACCGGCGGTCGACCAACTCATCAATCACCCCGTCCAACACCAGCCCCGGCCTCCGGTAGCCCAGGGCCAGGCATTCGCGCACGGCACGGAAGGCCAGGTCGTGGTGGTCGGCACAGGCAAAGGAAAGGGCCGGTTGGCGGGTCCGCACCCCGGTGACGATGCAGAGAAAGGAATTCCATAGTAGAGCCCGTTCCTCCGGCAACCGGTTCTCACTCATCAGTCCCACCAGCAAAACGCCGCTGATCCCGCGCGTGTGCAGGATCTGCACCAGACGACTGGTCGATACTTCCGGATCGTGCAGCCAGAATTCGTCCAACTCGTAACCGGCCTCCTTCGCCCGCCGACGGCATCCCTCGACGTAACTCGGCACGGTGGGATGGCGGCGGAAGGCTTTGGGGTCGCGGTTGGCGTTGACCAGGGCCAGACAAGCGCGGAACCGCCCGGTGCGGGACAGCCGCAACTGCGTCATGAGATGGGCCACCACCGGATGGGTCTGGTACCCCATTTTCCGCGCCAAGGTCCGGATGCGTGCCCGGGTGTCGGCAGAAATCTGCGGGTCGTTGCGCAGGGCCAGCGAGATGGTGTTTTTGCTCACCCCGGCCGCAGAGGCCAGATCGGTCATGGTGATTCGGCTTTTTGAACTTTCTGACATTACTGTCAAGTGAAGCAGCCTTTGTCCTTTTTCCAATTCTTTCCATGATGGCTCCATGAAAGCGACCCTGGGAATTGATTTTGGCACGAACTCGGTGCGGGCCCTGCTGGTCGACAGCGCCACGGGAAAGGAACTGGGAACGGCTTCGGCCCCCTACCCCTCCGGCCAGGAAGGCGTGCTGCTCGACCCCGCCAACCACCTGCTGGCCCGGCAACATCCCGCCGATTACTTCTCCAGCATGACCACGGCAGTCCAAAAGGCCCTCGCCCTGGCGGGCTTGGCCCCGGGCGCTGTCATGGCCTTGGGCGTCGATAGTACCGGATCGAGTCCGATTCCGGTCGATGCCTCCAACCGGGCCCTGGCCGATTTGCCCGCGTGGAAAAACAATCTCGATGCCCAATGCTGGCTCTGGAAGGACCACACCGCGTTCTCGGAAGCTGCGCGGATCACCGAGCTGGCTTCACAACACCGCCCCCAGTTCCTGGCCAAGTGCGGCGGGACCTATTCCTCCGAATGGTTCTGGGCCAAAATCTGGCACTGTCTGAATGTGGCCCCGGAGGTCTTCGACGCGGCCCACAGTTGGGTGGAATTGTGCGATTACGTTCCGGCGGTCCTGGCCGGGGTCGACAAACCGGAGGACATCCAGCGCGGCGTCTGCGCCGCCGGGCACAAGGCGATCTACTCCGAAAGCTGGGGCGGTCTGCCCGACGAAGCCTTCCTCACCCTCCTCGATCCCAAACTGGCCACGCTGCGCCGCCGCTTGTATTCCAAGGCCCATGATGCTTCCGTGCAAGCTGGCCGCCTCAGCCCGGAATGGGCCCGACGCTTCGGCCTCACCCCCGGCATCCCCATCGCCATTGGGGAAATGGACGTGCACTACGGCGCCATCGGTTGCGGTGTGGCCGAGGGCACCATGGTCAAGGTGGTCGGCACCTCGACCTGCGACTGTCTGGTCGTCAGCGCCGAACGCAAGGTGGCCGACATCCCTGGCATCTGCGGCATCGTCCCCGGGGCCATTCTCCCGGGTTTTGTCGGCATCGAAGCCGGCCAGTCCGCCGTCGGCGACATCTTCAAGTGGTGGGTGGAAGGAGTCTGCCAGGGCGACGCCGGTCTCCACCAAAAGCTGACCGCGGAAGCCGCCTCCCTCCGCCCGGGACAATCCGGCTTGCTGGCACTGGATTGGAACAACGGCAACCGCACCATCCTCGTCGACCAACTCCTCACCGGCCTCCTGGTCGGCCAGACCCTCTACACCACCCGCGCGGAAATCTACCGGGCCCTGATCGAAGCCACCGCCTTCGGCGCCCGCATGATCATCGAACGCATCCGGGAATACGGCGTTCCCATCGAGCGCATCGTCTGCGCCGGGGGCATCGCGGAAAAGAACCCCTTGCTCATGCAGATCTACGCCGACGTCACCGGCTGCGAGATGCGGGTCACCTCGTCTTCACAGGCCTGCGCCCTGGGAGCGGCCGTCGCCGCTGCGGTCGTGGCCGGATTGCACCCCGACTTCGCCTCCGCCCAGGCCGCCATGACTTCGCTGAGCGATAAAAGCTACAAGCCGGTTCCCGCGTCCCAAGCCACCTACGAACGCCTCTTCCAGCTTTACCGCCAGGTCCATGACGCTTTCGGCGGGGTGCAAGCCCGGGCCGATCTCTCCCGCGTGATGAAAGACCTTCTCCAACTCAAACAAGAATCCCAACCATGATCCAACTCCCCCAGGCCGAACTCTGGTTCGTCACCGGCAGCCAACACCTCTACGGTCCCGCCACCCTCAAACAGGTGGCAGAAAACAGCGGGCGCATCGTCGACGACCTCAACCGCTCGAAAAAAATTCCCCTCCCCATCCGCTTCAAGCCGGTCATGAAAGCCCCGGAGGAAATCCGCGCCCTCGTCGCCGAAGCCAACGCCGAAGCCCGTTGCGCCGGACTGATCCTCTGGATGCACACCTTCTCCCCAGCCAAGATGTGGATCGGCGGGCTGACTTCCCTGCGCAAGCCCTTCCTCCACTGGCACACCCAGTTCAACCGCGATCTTCCCTGGGCAGCCATCGACATGGACTTCATGAACCTGAACCAGGCTGCCCACGGCGACCGCGAGGCGGCCCACCTCCACTCCCGCCTGCGTCTGGCCCGCAAGGTCGTGGTCGGTCACCGCAGCGACCAGACCACCCTCGATGAAATCGGCGGCTGGACCCGTGCCGCCCTCGCCTGGCACGACGCCCAGGGGGCGAAGTTCGCCCGTTTTGGCGACAACATGCGCCAGGTCTCCGTCACCGATGGCGACAAGGTTTCGGCCGAGGCCCGTTTCGGCTTCTCCGTCAACGGCTATGGGGTGGGCGATCTGGTGGCCCGCGTCAACAACGCCACGGAAAAAGCCGTGACCGCACTCTGCCAAGCCTACGAGAACGACTACACCGTGGCCCCCGCCCTGAAGAAAAACGGGGCCCGCCACCGCTCCCTGCGCGACGCCGCCCGCATCGAATTGGGATTGCGGGACTTCCTCACCGAAGGGGGCTTCAAGGGATTCACCACCACCTTCGAGGACCTGCACGGGCTGCGCCAGCTTCCCGGACTGGCCGTCCAACGGCTGATGGCCGACGGTTACGGCTTCGGGGCGGAAGGCGACTGGAAAACCGCCGCCCTGCTCCGCGCGGTCAAGGTCATGGGGCACGGCCTGAAGGGGGGCACCTCCTTCATGGAGGACTACACCTATCACCTCGATCCTAAGAATCCCCTCGTCCTCGGATCGCACATGCTGGAAGTCTGCCCGACCATCGCCGACGGCAAACCCAGCCTGCAGATCCACCCCTTGGGCATCGGCGGCAAGGAAGATCCCACGCGGTTGGTCTTCAACAGCCCGGCGGGTGCGGCCACCAATTCCTCCCTGGTCGACCTGGGCAACCGCTTCCGTCTGGTGATCAATGAAGTCGATGTGGTGCGTCCGTCGAAGCCCATTCCGAAACTGCCGGTGGCACGCGCGCTGTGGAAGTGCCGTCCGGATTTCAAAACCGCCTGCACCGCCTGGCTTCTGGCCGGAGGGGCCCACCACACCGCCCTGAGTTATTCCGTGGGCACGGAAGTGCTGCTGGATTTCGCCACCCTGGCCGGGATCGAAGCGCTGGTCATCGATGCCGATACCACGGTGCGTCATTTCCAGCGTGAAATCGAACTGGGAGAGGTCTACCATCACCTCGCCCGGGGCATCGGGGCCGCATGAACCACTCCTCCCTCCGCGAAGAATGCTGTGAAGCCAACATCCTGCTGAAACGCACCGGATTGGTCGACCTGACCTTTGGCAACGTCAGCGTGGTCGACCGCGCTACCGGGGTCATGGCGATCAAACCGAGCGGAGTGCCCTACGACCAGATCACTCCCGCAAGCATGGTCCTGATGGATCTCGAAGGAACCGTTATGGAGGGCAAGCTGAATCCCTCCTCCGACGCCCCCACCCACCGGCGAATGCTCAAGGCTTTTCCCGAAGTCATCCGCTCAGTCGTCCACACCCACTCCCGTGCGGCGGTGGCCTTTGCCCAGGCCGGCCTCGCCATCCCCTGCTTCGGCACCACCCACGCCGACCACTTTCACGGACCGGTTCCGGTCACACGGGCCATGACGGAGGAGGAAATCCTCCAAGCCTACGAATGGGAAACCGGCGGCGTCATTCTGGAGAGCTTCCGCGACCTTTCCCCGGTCGATGTCCCGGCCGTGTTGGTGCGCGGGCATGGTCCCTTTGTGTGGGGCACGGGAGGGTTGAAAGCGGTGGAATACGCCCAGGCCCTCGAATTGGTGGCGGTCATGGCCCTGGACACGTTGCGACTATCCCCGCAATGCCCACCTCTAGACCCCACCCTGCTGGACAAACATTTTTTCCGCAAACACGGTCCCACCGCAACGTACGGCAACTCGATTTAGGCATCTGCTTTTTTAGAGCTCGTTCTCGTACTTCACGGGAGGGCGAAACTCCCGCTGGGCCACCCTTGGGAGATCAATCCAATAACTGGCTCGGCGGGAGCCTCGCCCTCCCGCTGATTCTTTCGCTCAGTCACGGGGATCTGACTTTTTCGGGGTTCAATAGACATCTACCTCATCAAAAAGCCCTCCCGTTTCCGGGAGGGCTTTTGAATGTTCGCTTACCGGCTGGGCCGGCAATCTCAACCCGCGAGCGCGGGCGGGATTTCCAGGGCCACTTTGGCGGCGGCCATGTCGGCGTCGGAGGCTTTGTCTTCCATGCCGACCAGCGGTTCGCCCACTTCCTCGCCCAACTGCACCAGCTTGATGCGGCGGTAGGTATGGAAGCCGGTTCCGGCCGGGATGAGGTGGCCCATGATGACGTTTTCCTTGAAGCCACGGAGGTTGTCCGTCTTGCCCAGGGTGGCGGCATCGGTGAGGACACGGGTGGTGTCCTGGAAGCTGGCGGCGGAGATGAAGCTCTCCGTTTCCAACGAAGCCTTGGTGATGCCAAGCAACACCGGGGTGGCTTCGGCGGGCATCCCGCCTTTTTCCGAGATACGGCGGTTTTCTTCTTCGAAAACCAGACGGTCCACTTGGTCGCCCCAGAGGAAGGTGGTGTCGCCGGGTTCAGTGACCTTCACCTTGCGCAGCATCTGGCGGACAATGGCCTCGATGTGCTTGTCGTTGATCTGCACACCCTGGAGGCGGTAGACCTCCTGCACTTCGTTGACCAGGTATTCCTGCAATTCTTGCGGTCCGCAGATTTCCAGCACTTCGTGCGGAACGACGGGGCCTTCGGTGAGTTGCTGGCCTTTCTTGACCAGGTCGCCCTGGTAGACAATGAGGTGCTT is a window from the Candidatus Methylacidiphilales bacterium genome containing:
- a CDS encoding LacI family DNA-binding transcriptional regulator; protein product: MTDLASAAGVSKNTISLALRNDPQISADTRARIRTLARKMGYQTHPVVAHLMTQLRLSRTGRFRACLALVNANRDPKAFRRHPTVPSYVEGCRRRAKEAGYELDEFWLHDPEVSTSRLVQILHTRGISGVLLVGLMSENRLPEERALLWNSFLCIVTGVRTRQPALSFACADHHDLAFRAVRECLALGYRRPGLVLDGVIDELVDRRFSSGFTAGQAALPRSARTRPFFDVSAADRDRSRFNRWLGQERPDVILTLYNRIRDWVEEAGLRVPEDLGLVQLEWRKKEPEWAGMDQHNDVVGEAAVDMLIGLLQRSDNAVPEFPRATLIGSTWRTGSTLKS
- a CDS encoding alpha-amylase family protein, which encodes MRIDCRSRQVHLDFHTSPLIGQIGSEFDAAEFVETFRRAHVNSVTIFARCHHGFCYYPSQVAPIHPGLRGRDLLGEMIEALHKADIRCPVYTTVGWDEESARLFPAWRMLQADGIFARCANPDPQLPTQPGGWHFLDWLHPDYQDYLEAHTRELCHLYDIDGLFYDIVMFSPMAHYGAASMNFRERHGFGAPDPGTFQRFQSAAVSSFASRFTRLLKGIAPRASVFYNSGLDVFIDGTGGRSRTQYCSHVEIESLPSGFWGYHHFPRLARSAGRWGKPWLGQTGRFQRMWGDFGGIKSQAALEYECFRSQAHGGANSVGDQLPPRGTLDSAAYRLIGEVYRQCASAESFYAGSIPIPHVGILTANHPDSNLVETGKSDEGAILMCEESHYDAALLDDQSDLDPYALIILPDSTVITTALEKKLRKYYAAGGKLILSHRSGFKPDGRPALTFLPVRPQQETPAWPTYWRTKKSFWPEMAASDRVIYSRGTNLACGRGVRVLVDRVPPYFHRTDLTFSSHFQAPPVKNPSPYPAVVSGQRFVWFADPIFREYREFGNGAARDVWRRVMRQMIGPAPVGDGLPTTMLVIPRRQRRDLILTLLHYIPTRKCLAIDIIEEASSFSGEILRVPPGITRIIDEGNGGKELDKIPGGGFILPSCKGRLLLRAPGFFPARNHNRSFA
- a CDS encoding glycosyl hydrolase — its product is MIRVTNESLSAPLRRPWKKGIAVGRAYDLLRADLLDHLRWLQKEIGFYSCRFHAVFHDDMAVVKRRSDGSIVYQWHHLDKVYDALLDMGLKPFVELNPMPAALASGSQTMFQYKMNVTPPRLWSEWHDLVQAFGLHCVERYGLEEVRDWHFEVWNEPNLAGFWSGTKQDYFRLYSHAAHALKSVDSYLRVGGPATSKAHWLNDFLEYCDKEAVPLDFLSTHLYPQDEFVEYANRESSPHAPGAFFGDIVRSVKRQMLDGKKTDLPIHWTEWNTQLATSSKDVTWLDNRYVDSLHGASFVARQMTELDNEADNFTYWVASDLFEESPQPNTPFSGTYGLLTVHGLPKATGNAFRFLECLRGPRLEFSPGRQLPEHCGGVATLEGRSIRVLLWNDIPPGMEATEWDDALQLVLSPPISADSWLLTSRQIKAGSGSCCETWETMGRPVNLTEQQMAVLAAQSEPASRVEILSPDEKGVLQTAFRLLANEVLLMEFSPSGPSAQPKGNLLASDENEFLEQAMGDQSRE
- a CDS encoding glycosyl hydrolase family 28-related protein, translating into MIKWLILLPVLWLHVSGGAAAADQTSALWGVSGELWSPASRLPDFSLAGYACGREPIPDYPVLTSVKEHGAKGDGSSDDTAAFQRALHAVGERGAVWVPEGRYVITDVVEIHRSRVVLRGEGPDKSVLVMPKPLSEIRPRANVDAVKAAYSFTGGFVTMQGTDKGQRLSEVVAPSKRGDSLLYLASTDTLKVGDWIRLVMQDPPDHSLLRHLHGNLLEPGTDTPNLKTPVDWAAQVKAVDGQKITLDRPLRVDVRLEWKPEVLALAPTLRGSGLENIGFEFPGVPKRPHLQEEGYNAVHIKGAVDCWIRNVTVTDADNGVIMGGSRFCTVDGFTTRALKRTGLTGHHALWATSRTQDALFHGFRFETTYVHDLTVEGYANGNVFTKGSGVAINCDHHRNAPYENLFTDFDAGDPRRLFESSGRLDRGPHSGARTTFWAIRGQGNFPKIPPTQDWPLINVVGFGNFTPAQDPDGPWVEPGDTEFKPVNLWESQAAYRRSLK